The Sporolituus thermophilus DSM 23256 DNA segment TATTTTAACCACAAAGGACGCAAAGAACGCAAAGGGCTACGCGTTCTCCTTGGTTAATTATCGGTTTTCATTATTTGTGGTGCCAATTTATTGGCATGTATATCTCCGTGGTTAATTGCATACTTTTGTGGTGCCAACTGTTGGCATGATAATCTTGGCGGTTTTATTAAAAAGACGCAAAATTCGACAACTATTTACAATTTTTAATGAATTTTTTGACAGGAATTTTTTAATTCATGGGGAATAATACTAAATAGAACTCTCGAAAGGGGATGGGGTACTATGGCAATTATCGTTCGGGGCAAGAATATCGACGTTACACCTGCGCTAAAGGACTATGTAACGAAACGGGTTGGCAAAATCACGAAGTATTTTGAAGCTCTCGGCGAAATTACTGTAATCCTCACCGTGGAAAAAGGCCGTCATATTGTGGAGGTGACGGTGCCGGTCAACGGCATGCTGCTGCGGGGTGAGGAAGCCACTGCCGATATGTACGCCTCAATCGACCTGGTAATCGAAAAACTGGAAAAACAGATTGAAAAATATAAGACCAAGATTGCCCGCAAACTGCGGGCCGGCACCTTCAAGACCGACCTGGTCGCCGGTAATGGCGGGGAAAGCGAAGATTTCCGGATCGTCAAAACCAAGCGGTTCCCGGTCAAGCCCATGGATGTGGAAGAGGCCATCATGCAGATGAACCTTATCAACCACGACTTCTATGTGTTTATGAACGCCGAAACGGAACAAGTCAATGTCATCTACCGCCGCAAAGACGGCAACTATGGCTTGATTGAGCCTGAGTTTTAACACGTAAAAATCCCGGTGAGCTCTTGCTCACCGGGATTTTTGCCTTAGCGCAGCCGCCGCTTGAGGATAATTTCGGCCAGCGAGGTCTGTTCCAGTTCGGCGGCTTTGGCCGCGAACTCCTGGCGGGTAAACAGGCCTTTTTCCACCAAAAGCTCGATAAGGACCGAGATGGCCAGGGTATTGCGGTAATCGACGGTTTTCAGGTCGGCAATTTGCCCAATGATGTCAATGGTGTTCATGCTGGTTCCTCCGGAAAAAGTCCATTCACCTATATTCTTTCCCATTAATAAAAAATTTAAACGTGATTTTAAGCGCAAAGATGAACATGCCAATAAATTGGCACCACAAAGCATGAAAAGTAAGTTTATGAACTAATCTCGCGCGACAACTGTCGCGCGCGTAGCCCTTTGCGTTCTTCGCGGCCTTTGCGGTTTTACGCTTTTCAGGGTAGTTCGCAAAGAGCGCGAAGGTGCGCAAAGGATTTTTCTTTTTTGGCGCGACATGCGTCGCGCCCGGTATACCCTTTGTGGTCTTAGCGGCCTTTGCGGTTCTGTTAAAAAGGCGCGCCAGCGCTTTAGTTGGAAGGAGGGGATTGACATAAAATTATGGCACGTCATTGCGCTCGGGAAAAAAGTCATCCGGCGAATATTTGTTTGCGCGGCCGGCCTGGCGGCCGTGACGAGCCTGGGGCCGGCGGCGGCCATTGCCGTTTCCATCCTGGTGTCGCTGGCCGTGTACGCCTACGCTTTCGGCCTGAAATTTGCGGTGGGGTTTGTCGTTCTGCTGCTTGTCCATGAATTAGGCCATATCATCGCCTCGCGGGTCGTGGGCCTACGGACAGGCGGCCCCATGTTCGTGCCGTTCGTCGGCGCGGTGATAAGCCTCAACAAGCCGCCGCAGAGCGCCAAGATGGAGGCCAATATCGCCATCGGCGGCCCGGCGCTGGGAACGCTGAGCGCCCTGGTGTGCCTGATCTTTTATCTGTGGACCGACAGTACCTTCATGCTGGTCCTGGCCTACACGGCCAGTCTGCTCAACCTGTTTAACCTCATCCCCTGCGCGCCGCTGGATGGCGGGCGCATCGCCGCCGCCATCTCGCCGTATATGTGGTGGGCGGGGAGCGCCGCCCTCGGGGTGCTGGCGGTCTTAACCGGTAATTTTTTTATCTTTGTCGTCTTTCTGTTTTCCCTGGTCCGGTTGTGGCTGGACGACAAAGGGGACGTAAGTCCCGAGTATTATGCCCTCACGGTGCGGCAACGGCTGACGGTGGCGTGGTGGTATTTCGGCCTGCTTACCGTCCTGGGGCTCATGACCTGGCAGCTTGTCGAAGCGCTGCATTAAACGCGCTGCCAATGTTTGCAAAAGACAAAATAAGAAGGTTTTTTTGACAAAACGTCGAATTGAATTCTACTGCGGCAAATTTTAGCGTTTTGTCGGGGAAAGTGGAGTATGAGGTATGAGGTATGAGGTATGAGGTATGAGGTATGAGGTATGAGGTATGAGGTATGAGGTATGAGATTGCCTTTAGCTGATAAGAGGGGAGTGGTTACGCTTGATCCAGATGACCGACGTTACCAAAATCTACAGCAACGGTTCTGTCGCCCTCTCCAACATTTCCGTGCATATTGACAAAGGCGAATTCGTGTTTATCGTCGGGCCGAGCGGCGCCGGCAAATCTACCTTTATAAAACTGTTGTTTCGCGAAGAATTGCCGACCAGCGGCCACCTGGTGGTCAACGGCTGGAACGTGGGCCAAATGCGGCCGTCCGAGGTACCGTACCTGCGGCGCAGCCTGGGCATCGTTTTTCAGGATTTTCGCCTGCTGCCCAACAAGACGGTCTATGAGAACGTCGCGTTCGCCATGGAGGTCATCGAGGCGCCGCGCCGGGAAATTCAAAAACGGGTATATGCCGTGCTCGACCTGGTAGGCCTGCGGGCCAAAGCCAGGGCCTATCCCGCCCATCTCAGCGGCGGCGAGCAGCAGCGCGTGGCCATCGCCCGCGCCATTGTCAACAACCCGTTGGTGGTCATCGCCGACGAGCCGACCGGCAACCTCGACCCGGACACGTCGTGGGAAATCATGAAGATTTTCGACCGCATCAACAAGGACGGCACGACCATCGTCATGGTCACCCATGACCAGCCCATGGTGGACGCCATGCGCAAGCGGGTTATCGCGATCGAAAAAGGCCGCATCGTCCGGGACCAGGCAAGGGGGGTTTACGGCTATGAAGATTAGGACGTTGGAGTATTTTATCCGCGAGGCCTTTTCCTCCCTCCGCCATAACAGCCTTATGAGCGTGGCCTCGGTCAGCACCGTGGCGTTGTCGCTACTTATCCTCGGCCTGTTTTTAGTGATGGTGCTTAACCTTAATCATATGGCGTCGGCCTTGGAATCGCAGGTGCAGATTTCGGTGTACCTGCAGGACAACCTCACCGCACAGGAAATGCGGGCGATCGGCGAGCAGATTACCAAGCTGCCGGGCGTGATCCAGGTTACCTTTGTCAGCAAGGACGAAGCCCTGGCCCGCTTTAAGCAGCGGCTGGGCGAGCAGCAAGGGCTGCTGACCGCCCTGGGTGATACCAACCCGCTGCCCAACTCGTATGAAATCAAGGTGGACAAGCCCGAAAACGTCAAACCGGTGGCCCAGGCGGCAGAAAAGATTAAAGGCGTGGAAAATGCCCGCTTTGGCCAGGAAGTGGTGGACCGTCTCTTTCACCTGACCCGCATGGTGCGGATTTTCGGGGTGGTAATTATTATTTTCCTGGCGCTGGCCGCACTGTTTATCATCGCCAACACCATTCGCATCACCGTCTTTGCCCGCCGCAAGGAAATCGGGATCATGAAATATGTGGGCGCCACCGACTGGTTTATCCGCTGGCCCTTTCTTATCGAAGGCATGATCTTGGGCTTCGGCGGGGCGCTCATCGCCGTGGTGCTGCTTAATGAGACCTATGCCGTGCTCACTGAGCAGGTCTATGAGTCGCTGGCCTTCCTGCCCCTTATTCCCAAACGGCCGTTCCTGACCAACCTCAGCATCGTTCTGCTGGTGCTAGGGACGACGATCGGGGCTTTGGGCAGCACCATCTCGCTCAAGCGGTTTATGAAGGTGTAAGCGTGGTTATGGGAGGGAGAACAATGGACAAAATCAGACGCGGCCTGGCCGTCGTCGTGGCGGTCGTCATGCTGCTGACCGCGGTCGGGCCGGCGCTGGCCAATGAAATGGAGCTCGAGCTGCAGGACCTGCAGCGTCAGATGCAGGTGCAGCAGAACAAAGCCGCCCGGGCCCAGCGTCAGGTGGACAGCGTATCCGAGCAGCTCCGGCTGATCCAGAGCGAACTGGACACGGCCCTGAGCGAGTATAACGCCATTCAGGCCCAACTGGACGCGACCGAGAAGCAGATCGAACTCAACCAGGCGATTTTGGCCAAGGCGGAAAAAAGGTTGGCCGAGCGCAGCCAAATCCTTAACAAACGCATCCGTGACATCTATAAAAACGGCCAGATCAGCTATCTGGACGTCCTGCTCGGCGCCAACGATTTTGCGGACTTTACCACCCGCATGGACCTCCTCAAACGGGTGCTCAGCCAGGACGTGGCCCTCATTGCCCAAGTCAAGGCCGAGCGGGAACTGGTGCTGCAGAAAAAAGCCGAACTGGAACGCGACCGGGCGGCGATTTTGGAACTGAAAAAAGCGGCGGCCGCCAAAAAGCAAGCGATCGAAGCCCGTAAGGCCGAACGGGAGAATGTGCTGAACGCCGCCGTCTATGAGCGCGACACGGCGGAACGTGCTTACCAGGAACTGCTAGAAACGTCGAAACGCATCGAAGAAATGCTGCGCCGCAACCAGACCGGCGGCCGCGCCGCCGAGAGCACGGGCGCGATGCTCTGGCCGGCGGCCGGGCCGATCACTTCGCCGTTCGGCTGGCGCACCCATCCGATTTTCGGCACCGCGCGGTTCCACAGCGGCATCGACATCGGCGCCGATTACGGCGACCCGGTAGCGGCGGCTGACGGCGGCGTCGTCGTATATGCCGACTGGATGGGCGGGTATGGCAAAACGGTCATTATCGATCATGGCGGCGGTATTTCCACCCTTTATGGTCACAACTCGGAACTCTTGGTCGGCGAGGGCCAGCGGGTACGCAAAGGGCAGACTATAGCCCGCGTGGGCTCGACCGGTTACTCCACCGGGCCGCATTTGCATTTCGAAGTGCGCCAAAACGGTTCACCGGTCAATCCGCTGGGCTATTTGCC contains these protein-coding regions:
- the hpf gene encoding ribosome hibernation-promoting factor, HPF/YfiA family, which translates into the protein MAIIVRGKNIDVTPALKDYVTKRVGKITKYFEALGEITVILTVEKGRHIVEVTVPVNGMLLRGEEATADMYASIDLVIEKLEKQIEKYKTKIARKLRAGTFKTDLVAGNGGESEDFRIVKTKRFPVKPMDVEEAIMQMNLINHDFYVFMNAETEQVNVIYRRKDGNYGLIEPEF
- a CDS encoding site-2 protease family protein; this translates as MRRARYTLCGLSGLCGSVKKARQRFSWKEGIDIKLWHVIALGKKVIRRIFVCAAGLAAVTSLGPAAAIAVSILVSLAVYAYAFGLKFAVGFVVLLLVHELGHIIASRVVGLRTGGPMFVPFVGAVISLNKPPQSAKMEANIAIGGPALGTLSALVCLIFYLWTDSTFMLVLAYTASLLNLFNLIPCAPLDGGRIAAAISPYMWWAGSAALGVLAVLTGNFFIFVVFLFSLVRLWLDDKGDVSPEYYALTVRQRLTVAWWYFGLLTVLGLMTWQLVEALH
- the ftsE gene encoding cell division ATP-binding protein FtsE, whose amino-acid sequence is MIQMTDVTKIYSNGSVALSNISVHIDKGEFVFIVGPSGAGKSTFIKLLFREELPTSGHLVVNGWNVGQMRPSEVPYLRRSLGIVFQDFRLLPNKTVYENVAFAMEVIEAPRREIQKRVYAVLDLVGLRAKARAYPAHLSGGEQQRVAIARAIVNNPLVVIADEPTGNLDPDTSWEIMKIFDRINKDGTTIVMVTHDQPMVDAMRKRVIAIEKGRIVRDQARGVYGYED
- the ftsX gene encoding permease-like cell division protein FtsX; its protein translation is MKIRTLEYFIREAFSSLRHNSLMSVASVSTVALSLLILGLFLVMVLNLNHMASALESQVQISVYLQDNLTAQEMRAIGEQITKLPGVIQVTFVSKDEALARFKQRLGEQQGLLTALGDTNPLPNSYEIKVDKPENVKPVAQAAEKIKGVENARFGQEVVDRLFHLTRMVRIFGVVIIIFLALAALFIIANTIRITVFARRKEIGIMKYVGATDWFIRWPFLIEGMILGFGGALIAVVLLNETYAVLTEQVYESLAFLPLIPKRPFLTNLSIVLLVLGTTIGALGSTISLKRFMKV
- a CDS encoding murein hydrolase activator EnvC family protein, which encodes MDKIRRGLAVVVAVVMLLTAVGPALANEMELELQDLQRQMQVQQNKAARAQRQVDSVSEQLRLIQSELDTALSEYNAIQAQLDATEKQIELNQAILAKAEKRLAERSQILNKRIRDIYKNGQISYLDVLLGANDFADFTTRMDLLKRVLSQDVALIAQVKAERELVLQKKAELERDRAAILELKKAAAAKKQAIEARKAERENVLNAAVYERDTAERAYQELLETSKRIEEMLRRNQTGGRAAESTGAMLWPAAGPITSPFGWRTHPIFGTARFHSGIDIGADYGDPVAAADGGVVVYADWMGGYGKTVIIDHGGGISTLYGHNSELLVGEGQRVRKGQTIARVGSTGYSTGPHLHFEVRQNGSPVNPLGYLP